The genomic window tgtttttaacatggacAGACATTGTGACAAATATCTGTCCATGTTACAAACCTAATATCTTCAAGATAACTCTCTGTAGTTTCTTGAGTACCCACGCAGATGTCTTGGTTTTGCCTAGAAACATTCTTTGCAGGGACAACAGAATTGTAGGGGACAACATTTTTGgcaatttgtttatattattatgcctttctcaccatttatgtacgaaatgtctgtccaacattcccctgttacaaacataatcatcttgaagatgatccccagttattgctaaaatacagataaatgtgtcttgctctttgcaaacaaaaaccttgaagtgatttggaatgtgcatgggaaacaagcttgacaaaactcttcttgtttatttttgtcacccatttataaaaaaaagtcacatcaaatggtcccattagtgtggacagacccacATATATTTTCGACCCCCAACTTTAACTCTCGTTTACGGCATGACTTTGCCAGATCCACCTGTGATacaagctctgctgtttactcATGGTCAATTCTTTCATCAGGCTTCATCTTTCTTCGTCTCTTCGTACCTTCTGTAAAGCGCATGCATCCGTCTACTGATTGTATTATAAAATCAGACAAAGCCTAAGATTTGAAATCTTGAATGATAGCAATGGCAGAAGTTCGATCAACTGGTTCAAGTGTAATGTAAAATTAggatattgtacatgtaggcctatacggcTACAGATTTGATAATCTTAGCCATTCAAATTGATACATCAGAATTTTATTCGTGATCATTTGACTTTTGTCAGGCATAAGCCATCTATTTCATTTACTTGGGGTTTCAAGTGTGTTTTTGTTACATTAGAGAGTTTGATTGagtagtatttttgttttcggaCACACATCAAATCAGTATGATACAGGTAGACACggtaaacatacatgtaaggaAAGTTCCCAACATGCATGGTGAAACTCAATTACATTTGTGTCCCATTCACAAATCAGTTGTTTGGGGCATGCAAAGTGTGGGTGCAACATTTATGTCAAGTGACCACACGAAGTGTACGTTGGGGTATTCGTATTCCACAAACTTGTGAAATCgctttatttgattttttagaGAAACTGTTGTGTATTAAATCCTAAAATCTGTTtcatattgtttgttttcttttgtaaagtCTCGTAACATTCAGACTTCAGACTGTTATTGGTGATTTGTATTTTTGACTGGAATAAACAATGCTCAGACCTTGTTGGAGTCGGAATATGTGAATACCTTGttaattaaaaataagaaaGTATGAAACAATATGTGCATTTAATTTCAATAGGTTTTCAtggttttaaaaatctttatttTATGCTCAATTTTGTTGACTCCTATtatttcaattcaaatgttCAGTAAAACTATGTTATACGGCTGCAGCGTTTTTGGTTAATCTCTCGTCATCCGGTTTAGTTTTTCGGTGCGATTATTTGTGAAACCCGCTTCTTTGACTAAAAAATGctaaggccttttcacactcgCAGTGCACTGTATGTCTGACCAGCCCACATCAAATTCTTAACAGGTCAGACCTGTGTTGACTTCCTAAGCTTGCAACATGGTTAAAAATCAAGTGAACTCACACTGGCTCCAGGTGAACCCCCCTccccttttttgtgtgtgacatAATATGTTGTAGTAGCTTTTGAATCTTGCATTGGACGCTTATTTCACGCTGCCAAAGTTAACAATTGGGAAAAGCAAAAGCGCAACATGGCATTGCTCTCTGAGTTTCTATAAAATGTGTTGTTCATGTATTGTCCGATTGGGTGGAGGTGAAAAAGGATCCACTATCACACACTGTTGCTCCTTTATGACCTACTTAAAAATGAACTTCATGAGCTTCACTGTACTTAGATGACACATAATCAGCTTCTAAAGTTTGATTGGCTCTACTGCATACACGATGCTGTTTGCAGTGGCCTTATATGGCCTTTGGTCTAAATTTGTGTCATCTCTTGTGTCTTTTGCACTACTGTGTAGTAAACAAAGATCACTTAAACATATTTGCAGTACAGTTTCAGTACTCTAGCACAAAGCCAATTCAAATTCTGGAATTTAAATAAGTGGggtctacatgtacaaatactTATGTGTACCAATTTTAGGTAGCTTACATGTAGAACCAGGTGTGGTTTTTAGTTTGTTCACTGCAGTCTTTACTGGATAATGGATCAAACAAAAATCAGTGATAATTACCCTACAGTGTAGTACTTTcaatgaagataataatagtaatataataATGTAAGGATTTATATAGCACCCCACAAAGATCGGAGCGCTTTACAATTtctgtacaaacaaacaatgcaatgaCAAAGATACAgtacaagcaaaaacaaaatggccggagtaaacaaataaatcagtTTTGAGTCTATTTTTGAACAGCTCCAGTGTGTTGGCTTCGCGGATGTTACGGGGAAGGGAATTCCAGAGCCGGGAAGAGATTGACAATTCTCAACCAACCTCTTGAGTAGGGTTGGTATGACATCATCATTGGTCATGCAGTGTGAAAAGTGTCCAATGCACAGTACtcaagtgtgaaaaggccttaaTATTAAAGAATACTTATACTGTATGTTTTCTTGAAGGACTTTTGACTCCAACGACAGACGGGTGACGTGACGCGGACTACTCTGAATTCTGACTCGTGCAGCGCTCTTCAACCCACACACAGACATTTATATTATAGCCGGCTCGTTGCACGGTCACGCTGAAGTGAAAGCTTCTCGCTTGGatatttttgtcattttcatcAACAGTGAGACAGGCGAACTTCTGGTAGCAAGTCACATCCATGTAAGTTCATTTGCTTTCAAAAATTCTTTAAATGCATCTTAACTATCGTGATGTTGTTGCTATGCTAAATCAGTGGTTAGGAGGACTTTCAGTGGTTATTCTGATTTCAGAAGCAGATTCAGGTCGGGTAGTCTAGAATGTTCACTTAATTGGTTTTGAGGAATGACAGAAAGTGGTGCGGCACTGGCATTTTGGGAtctactacatgtacctggtACATGCACTAGTCAAGTTTTCTGTTGGGTTATTCTCAAAATGAAGTTTTTCAAACGTGTGGAAAATCTGGGTTGATCCTACTCTCTATCTCAATTTGTATCCAAATCAAGTGATTTGGCATAATGGCTATGCTTGATTCAAGGTAACAAAGACTTCAGTGTTTTTGACCATAGCCACTGCTGAAGCCATGATTCACATTTTTGAGATGGAGGAcactatacgcctctcttaatatttatgcatgaggtacgtcacaatgctaactcaaacgaggcgatgggcgcagccactgcaagtgatgggggaagtgcgcccatagcctcattttaggtaagaattatgacgtcgtGCATAAacattaagagaggcgtataggagtgcactgtttgcaTGGACAaatgattgattgtttgattggttgattgggtGTACATGGACAAATTAACCCACTGCTAATAGTGTCATATTATTGTGTCAAAAGAGTAAAGTTGGCATGGGTTATTTTGAATTTAATTAAATGAGTATGACCATctaaatttaattttatttgtagATCTACAGTAAGTgcacaaaaattaacaaaatcatCTCATTCGTGCTGTGACAGTAATATATTATGAAACTGAAAAGTATACTCTGTATCTCTGAATAGATTGAATTAAATAGGTGTATTAGTTGTCAGAGCTGATTACTTTCTGGTACTGTGACACTATTGCTAAAACCAATCAAcgatttattttgatttggttTTTTAATTCAGAGCTGAAGAATGGCATCCAGGTTTTTATGGAGTCTGGAGCAGGTGGAGTCATTCTTCAAAGTCCTCCTCCAATCCTACCAAGACTATCTGATCGCCAAGGAACTCCGACGAATGGACGAGTTCTACGACATGATCGGCAGCTGCATCGGAGCAAGTGGACTGATCGTCCAGAACTTCCTAAAGAAGACCGGGAGATCGTACAGAGATATCATCTTACAAGCAGAGCTCTGTGTTGATGGGGAGGACGTACCTGAACGCAAACTCAGAGGATCAGAGAGAGTCTACTCACTGTATGAACAATACCATCAAATGTATTCACTGGGCTCCAAAGAGTCTGTGTCATTGTCTGCATCTTTGAAGATTGCTAATATCAAGGAAGAAGAACAAGCATCGACAAGTTCCTCCAAGACACCATCCACTAAAAGTACCGTTAGGAAACGTAAACTGGTGGACAACTCGGATAGATCTGATGCTGAATGTCCACCAAAGAAAAGTCCACCTAAGCCTGAGATGGTTCAAAACATTGTAGAGCAGGCTGCGATACAAGACAACAGTTTTCAAAACAATGACGATGTGCAGACTACATGTATGGGTAGCAGTAGAGAACACACTCCGTACAGAGCGAGGCATACAGTACCAACAGAGGTTCCTCATCAATCAGAAAAGAATGCAAGAAACAACTCCAATCAGCACACACAGAAAGCAACCACCGCAGGTGATGAAGGGGTCTTTGGGAAGTCTCCAGACTTTAACCAACAATTCCTGAAACTCATGGAGAATCAAAATGAAATCTTGGCCAATATTGCGGATGAGTTGAACTTGATAAGACATGCTGTTCTCGATGTTAATGGTCTGACTGCAATTACTTATGTTAAGTAGTATGGGTTTGAATGTCAACTATGGGTGTGAATGTCAACTATTGAGTGTATAAACCAGTGTAACATTACATACGATGTACAAGTACCAGGTCTCaacttcatagcgctgcttaacgataagcaaattttcatgcttactgtcgcagaaaaatttgctacagtgcaagcgtatttcaccagttagcagaaaaattgggtggccatattgcgcgtttacTATGGATTTGCATTTGGAcctcatttatttttttgcggTAAGCACCGTAAGATTAGCATGCTTTTtcatgtgcttacggttagcagcgctatgaaatggaaatcgca from Asterias amurensis chromosome 17, ASM3211899v1 includes these protein-coding regions:
- the LOC139949930 gene encoding uncharacterized protein, whose product is MASRFLWSLEQVESFFKVLLQSYQDYLIAKELRRMDEFYDMIGSCIGASGLIVQNFLKKTGRSYRDIILQAELCVDGEDVPERKLRGSERVYSLYEQYHQMYSLGSKESVSLSASLKIANIKEEEQASTSSSKTPSTKSTVRKRKLVDNSDRSDAECPPKKSPPKPEMVQNIVEQAAIQDNSFQNNDDVQTTCMGSSREHTPYRARHTVPTEVPHQSEKNARNNSNQHTQKATTAGDEGVFGKSPDFNQQFLKLMENQNEILANIADELNLIRHAVLDVNGLTAITYVK